The Aedes albopictus strain Foshan chromosome 2, AalbF5, whole genome shotgun sequence region accattcctgtaccatacagtgtaccagctacaatatagtgtattgtaatggaatggttcgctaaaagctttgcacattggtagctattatacatttacatgtgatctttatgtaacaatatattatactgtttttcttacgtttgaaccattcactattccgaaacaatctttttccgtgcatttttaattttttattcagtttatgattttttccgtgctttgttttgttgatgtccgtgacatttttgttgcaaaggaaatgaaagagaaaaaagtgaataagttgaaacatctatttaaagtcaataaaatgtttaaataaagtggtaaaccaggtgtcctaaggactgcatatccaagagatatggtgggctaggtatgtagagtgcaatgagaggaatacgaatgtaggtcaacccggaaagacgcaggccagattaccgtaaatcagtggatgagttcaacactattctttctcttcttctctcatgtgaaattgccttgtacaacaaccgaattaaatgcgatttatctttgacatttttaacataaggactagactggacactgaaacgacttctgaaataagttcgtcttcgctttttaacctaacttatagttgaatcgaacttgacagttttctcatgagttgttatgtacacatttcatagttcagtcaaattggagcctcaatattgcaataatggttatgcacgctgtaatgatacttatgtacctcgtcacccacttcatgcaactacattagtggtctaataacacttagcgcgctaggcatagttccatcatgccgctcaaagtgttgccacaaataatgcttaggttgcaaaacccggttatctggctggtgggacatgggagcttaagcttcaactgttaatgcaatcagaggctactcagacttagacgagtttaggttagtttggctagaactgccattatcgaaggaacatgacgagataatataacattatatggtttatctaatgtaaaacaatacaacataacaaaagagaaccattccaaaacatgattaaatttataaccagtagtggaattacaattaaaaacaatatatttacggtatattttattgtttgaaaccatacgtgtaccatacaatgtacacgGACAGAAATGTCTTCTGATTCATATAACCTTTTCCATTGTTATCTCAAGCTTCGATGATATTCTTGGAATAATTACTTCAAATGGTTGACTCACAATGATTTGCTGTCTGCATCAAGCATATGTTTCGTTTAATTCAACATCATTGAACATCAACCATCAAATGCTTAAACTAAGCATATATGTCATTACTTTAACTCTTTGCTGACCGAGACGCCTGACGTCTGTCTACTCAGTCATTGTTCATCATGGCGGCGGCGCTATTCAAAGTGACGGAGCCGAAATTGTCGTCTCATCTTGATTTAATATAATAAATCGTTTGTCCGCTATTGCGTGGATTGTTTCTACCTGTGGAATGAATCAATTTTCATGGAATTCACCACTTCAGCTTCAGGTAAGCTAGCCGCCTGTAATATAGTGTATGAATTCACAAACTTGTTTTCCATGTTTTCCAGGTGCAGCTTGTAACCGTGGAACCACCCGATTTGGGCAAGGGAACCCAGCCTCCGCTGTGCTAATGATGATCAACTCAAATCTTAACAAACTGGAGTGCAAATATAGATTTCTCCTGGACGGTTTTCCTTTGACGTTTGCGCAAGGTAATAAACTGGACGAGCTGCTGGAGAAACATAAGAACATTGGCAGTGTCTTCACAGTGGGACTGAATGATTCAGCGACGATCAAATTTCGGGTTGCAGGTCCATTTTTGTTGCGCGTTTGTAATCATATGAATCACAAATAAATTATACTAACTGCTAACTATTTTTTTGCTAATTAATCGTTCTTGTAATGGTCGAATTTAGTGCAATATGTTACAACAAGAACATATTGCATCAAATACGGACCATTCACGCtaaaattaaaactttttattctaGAAACGCAACATAACCTCATTTGAACGAATTTTTGTGTATGCTTACAACAATCATCCGATTCAGTTAGTTTAAGCCCTAAGTTTAGGGTTAAGAGCGGTTCAGTTAAGCATAAACATGCTTAAATATACCATGCTAATaaatgagctgtcaaaccatcaacaataaatattgttgatgtatgCATAATATGATTGAATCAACCATATGTCTTGCTCCAATCAATTCATCAATTTTGTCCATTTCAAGCTTCTGTTATGCTTCGTCCTATAATATTATGcgtaatacaatctcaaaaagggattatataaaagtcagtgcacaaatatgcttgttcgcgACCGTAATATGCTCGATATAACTTTACTTTTTTCTCCGTGTACGGTATATTAaggcccacgtatcagtatttcgaacaattcatttacaataaaatgtatgattttgtaaaaaaatatatatggagaaaaatatttttttatattgttacgatacttaacaacccgtatagtatattgtaaaaatctcatttacaattcactgtatggtgtctaacattacatcttattgtttttgtattttttatttttacagtggtgtttattgtaacaatatggttctaaatagtactgttacaatacaacattcggtttttctactgtattttttattcgggttgtaATTAGTAATAAaatgtgtgtgtgtttgttttATTATGaactcggcatttttttttttcaatccaaataaaaaaaaacaatcaaaacaaaTTTGTGAGACTGAGCAAAAAACTACTCACTTTGATAATTTCTAATTTAATAAAAGTGAGTTAGAGTTACGCTACTTTTGATAAAATTCAGCTTTACTCTAAAGTGAGTAACGCTCGATTACTctcttttgagctgttccactttgtaccaaagtgagtcgaattctactcacttttgagtagatttcaacgagcgtgttggtaattagagggattttttctggagtgcttttcttaccaggtgcatactagactacacggaaaaatattaaaacccaaagaataagttttaaaaactcaaatttggctaaactgattttagttttaactcaaagttgggttgttttctccctcgccccactgcaatgttgtcgaaaacaaagagagaagcaccgacgcatccgctgctcttccgtggaagaagccaaatttgggttttcttgagttaacccaaatttgcgtcatttgaggcctccgttgggtgaaaataacttaccagtgggttaattttttttgccgctctcaaacgagaactactcactcaccactttcgctgtttgacgcaaatttgagttattccacggaagaccgggattgcgtcaaaacaacttaaatttgggttgatttgtagttccgtgtatacTAATCAGagatgtcaaaattcctttggtaattagagggattttttctggagtgcttttcttgtgcgtatacacgctaagaaaatgttactctaaaatgagtaagattcacacaaaactgagctaagcTGGAACagtttaaaaaatgagtaaattgcatttccagcgatagcgctggcccaagtgcaaaaatccaactggtttaagccgtataatattcttcgcatcatcaagaatattatacggcttaaactgatgagattttcgcacttgggccagcgctatcgctgggaaaaaaaattactcaattttgagttgtcccactttagctcgaaaatgagtgaattttctgaccgtgtactaCGCTTCAGAAATtaatgaattttctgaccgtgtaggttTGAGTCACGGATGTTTATCGACTGTAACAGCTACAAAATAACGTGCGTAACGACTGCTGCTTTGACACGCACGTACCTGCAACTTTGAATACCTTGGCTTGTAACTGCAGCCATCATCACGCTTGACAGAGAGCGCGCCAAGCCCAGAATAACAGGACCGTGTGTAATTTTGTGATTGTTTGGTGATTCCGGTGATTCTATCCGTTTGAATTTGTGTATAGAGATAATCGTGAAGCCGAACCATGCCATCAACATTAGACTTGGGCGAAAGGTTCTTCGGTTCCCGTGATGTCTACGAAATCTTCAAAGTTAACAAAAATGCCCAGGAAGGCGAGAGTAAGACTAGAGTGTACGTTGCTTCTGTTACCATGTAATCCCCCATATTTTGCTGTTTTCAGTTAAAAAGGCATACTACAAGCTGTCCCTGAAGGTACACCCGGACCGTGTGAGTCCCAACGAGAAAGCGGAGGCCACCGAAAAGTTCAAAGTGCTGAGCAAGATCTACTCCGTCCTCTCGGACCAGGACAAACGGGCTTTGTACGACGAGCAGGGCCTgatcgacgatgacgacgatccaGCCGCCGATGTCAAGTGGATGGCCATGTGGCAGAAGTTCTTCAAGCCCATCACCACCGACGACATCGAGGACTTCGAGAAGGCCTACGTGGGTTCGGAGCTGGAGCGCAAAGACATCAAGGAAGCTTATCTTGGCGGCAAAGGTTGTTTGGATTACATGTCGCAGTACGTTCCCTACATGGGCGTCAAGAGTGAGCCGCGGATTATCGAAGCGGTCCAGTCGATGATTGCCGCGGGTGAAGTTCCGGAGTACAAGGCCTTCACGGAGGAACCCAAGGAGAAGCGTAATCGACGTCACCGGAGGGAGACCAAGGAGTTAAAGGAAGCGAAGGCACTGAAGAGGAAGTTGGATACTAGGAAGGCTTCCAATAGTGGGGGCGGGTCGCTCGAACAGCAGATTGCTCAACGGCGGTCGGAACGCGAACAAGGATTTAATTCTTTGTTGGACCGGTTGGCAGCTAAGTATGGTAACGAGAAATGAGTTGTCCGAGGAAAATTCATCTAAATGTAAGGCAAGTATTTCGTCAAACTATTTACAACGGTTTTCAATGTTCCTTAATTCTAGTTTATAACGTTGCTGCTTTTAAATAATGATTAGTACACAATAAgcttttttatttaaattaaaaACTACTTAACTACATGTTACAATAATACCTCCATATCTTTAAGCGATAGGACAGTAGATTTTTCTCAATAAACACTTCTAGGATTTGAgtagtttttcaaatttttgttgaATAAATATAAAATCATTAAGAATTTCAAATCATAAGATCAATCGATGACAGAAAACAGCAAATGATCTACAATTACTCCTTCGTCCATGAACCTAAACTGGCAGTCGTATGCGTATGATGCTTCTCTGAGTTTCAATTTTACAATCCTTACAATCTAGCCTGTTCCTAATACTAGCTTACGTGAGAAAATTTGTATCGGTTCTTGTATCACCCAAAACATACGTCGCGAGCCTTGTGAATCAAGAACGTGAATAAGTTTTGGTAATTTCCCGAGTTCCCACAAAAGCTTTCAGGATGTGCAGTCCCGGGTTGGTGTACTTGACGTACTTCAGCAGGGCGTCGTTCTCTTCGTACACCCACGTGTGTGGTATTGAATCAGCATTGTTGTTCGACTACCCTTCCAATGAAcgctggtagcacatggtctgccaaatgcacagcaagcaatctagtaggcgcgcaTAGAGTCGTCGCGTTAtcacttcgcgaacgtcaaaagataaacacaagctacttcctgggggcacccgcttgtccacaataattccaagctccacatttggcgatcctgccaggagaatTTCGAATCTTCTGGATGTTGGCAAGCGGGTGCAGATCCGGATGAGACTGCTCGTTTGTTTTAGTGCGGTTAAGTTTTCCTGGAGTGTGTGTGAAAAAGTGAGTGAAAGTGGAAAGTTATCCGGAGGATCGGATGCCCAGAGCAAACGGCCTAGGCAGGGGTGAGTTTAGATGATTGTCTGGATATTGCTCTCCTTAAACGAATGTTTTATTGTCGgttgaataaggctgacacaaattttgattttctctaatgtcacccctctaatgtgtccacacaaaatggtcattggccgaacccccccctcatgaccacgtggtttatggacagcccctaatgtgtttttcacaagtcaaataagcgctttcgtttcaacatggtttacatgatgaaaaacacgtgtttttttactcCTACCCCCACGGATTGTATCAGgcatcttccaggagctccttcagggttattcctagaagatttttcagggattgctccataaGTCGCTTCAGCAAGCTCCATCTGAgcatcgtccaggagttcctggggggaatcctccaggaattccttcgtggagccCGCAAGAAGTTTCTTcggcgaatcctccaggaattcctttggaaaaacctccaggtatttcttcggaaaatcctccaggagtttattcagggaatcctccaggagttgcttcagggaatcctccaggagttccttcggcgaatcctccaggagttcattcaaggaatcctgcaggagtagcttcgggaaattctccaggagttccttcgaggaactctccaggagttccttcgaggaactctccaggagttccttcaggaaattctcgagaagttccttcgggaccTCCTTCGTGGCATTCCAGGGGGAATGATGCTtactttgctaaccggaaaaatccgcatttattcgTTGCTGACCGTCGTTAACCGCGCCTAACTGCTGcttagttagcagcggttagcgatggTTAGGAATGAAAAAATgtggattttccggttagaaaaggatatgtcattccccttgaggtattcttcaggaattccttcggggaatcctctaggagttcctttgaggaatcctccaggagttcctttggggaatcctccaggagttcctttgggaatcctccagcagttccatcaaggaattctgcaggagtcccttcaggagttccccgggagttccttcgGATAATCTTCCAAGAGTTGTTttggggaatcttccaggagttccttcggagaatcctccaggagttcaatcaggaattcctccaggagtttcaacagggattcctccacgagttccatcaggaatttcatcaaggattcctccacgagttccatcagggattcctccaggagttccgtcagggatttttccagcagttccgtcagggattcctccaggagttccgtcagggactcctccaggagttccgtcagggattcctccaggagatccgtcaggagggattccttcaggagttccgtcaggagggattcctccaggagttccatcaggagggattcctccaggagttgcgtcaggagggattcctccaggagttccgtcagggattcctccaggagttccgtcagggattcctccaggagttccgtcaggagggattcctccaggagttccgtcaggagggattcctccaggagttccgtcaggagggattcctccaggagttccgtcaggagggattccttcaggagttccgtcaggagggattccttcaggagttccgtcaggagggattcctccaggagttccgtcagggatttttccagcagttccgtcagggattcctccaggagatccgtcaggaggggttccttcaggagttccgtcaggagggattcctccaggagttccatcaggagggatgcctccaggagttgcgtcaggagggattcctccaggagttccgtcaggaattcctccaggagttccgtcaggagggattcctccaggagttccgtcaggagggattcctccaggagttccgtcaggagggattcctccaggagttccgtcaggagggatttctccaggagttccgtcaggaggGATATTAATATTGCAtaccatataatacactataaagtgaATTTAATGTTCCATATACAGCTTCaaggttacttgggtagttacttggaatttccggaggaactcccggaggaactcacggaggaactcctggaggaactcccggaggaactcctggaggaactcccggaggaactcctgcggaggaactcccggacaaggggaatgacatatccttttgtaaccggaatatccgcatttatccgtttctaaccgtcgctaaccgttgctaagcgagctgctaagtgagcagcagttagatgcggttaacgacggttagagaCGGATAaaggcggatattccggttacaaaaagatatgtcattccccttgcttccggaggaactcctgcggaggaactcctggaggaactcccggaggaactccggtaggaattcccggaggaactccaggaatccTATAGGAACTACTGGGAGCAttgcctggggaactcctggaggaattcccggaggcacttctggaggaattcccggagcaactcctggaggatttccaggaagcttggaggaactcctgggaggattcccggacaaacttctgtaggaattcccggaagaactgctgtgggaattccctaagaaactcctggaggcgcTCCTAAAGGCACTCCCGGcgcaactcctggataaattccaggaattctggaggaactactggaggaatttaaaatatcttggaagaactcctggaaggattcccggaagaactcctgtaggaattgctggataaattccaggaattctggaggaagtccaagaatcctggaggaactcctggaaggattcccgtaagaactcctggaaatctcagaagaactcctgttgtaggaatgcccggaggaactcttgttggaactcctagaggaattccctgagaaactcctgtgggaattcccggaggtacttctgtaggaactcctggaggaatcccggaggaactcctggaagaattcccggaggaacccctgtaGGCATTCCCGGCGgaactcctaggggaattcccggaggaactcgtggacgaatcctggaggattcgctggaggatttccaagagtcccggcgaaactcctgtaggaacccctggaggaactactagaggaatttccggaggaattccttggaggaataccaggaatgctagaggatttactggaggatttccaagaatcccaagaaacatcctgtaggaattcccggaggaacttgtgGAGTACTATTTTTATCTCTTTTTATGCTTTTTATCTCCGTTTTGAGATATTTCGTTTTCCCGTGTACACCTATTCAATTTCCTAAGTgcatttttgcctcagtgtactaacgtaaaaacaacaacaacaagcttGTCCGTCTTCCAAACAAAATTCCATCCGGCTCCAAACAGGAATCTTGGCCGAAGCCAAGTGGAAATTGATTTAATCTATCGAAATATACTTACCTAGCCACAGTATCCATGTGGGATCAAGCGACGTTTGAACCAATCCATATCCCAAAGATGGCCACAATCAACGATCTTCCGAACGAGGTAAGTTGCATCTTTCCCGTTGTACCCATGTTTCTGACCCGTGTTTCTGACCATTTCCCGTTTTCAGATCCTCCTTGCGATTTTCCAACAGATTGAGGGTAAGAAGCACCTCACCCGTATCTGCAAACTCTGGAATGAGTTGATTGTAAATTTCCTGGTTCTGAAGATCAGTCTCCTTAGTGAGGAACGTATCAGAAAATTTGCAGGCATGGTCTTTACCCGCAGCTACCAGCAGCTCAGCATCTCCGGGGTGATGTTGGTGGAGTCGGACTTCAACTGGACGGGTTGCTCGCGGCAGCTGAAAAATGCGCCTGCTAAGCGAGCTCGTAAGGAAACTGATCCGTACGTGCTATTGCGCAAGTGTCTACAAGTGGTCCGTCAATATGAAAGGACCGTGCGGGTTATGAGTTTGTCCTTTGGGCCGATTATGGACAAAAGTTTGCTGGCATTCTTGCCCCGGGGCGATGGACCTAGTTCGTTGGAGTGTTTGGTGATCGAGATTAATAATTGGCACATAATGAAGGAGGAGAATTGGAACGTTAGTCGAATGGAGTTTATTGCGGAAGAGGGATTACAGGAAATTTCCGAGATGCCGAAGCTCAAAAGCCTTAGGTTCGGTGACAGCCGCACCAAAGGGGATCGAACTGTCCGACGGAAGTTCTTTGACGCAATCACCCGGAACGCGAAAGCGATAACATCCATATCTCTGACATCCAGATCTGTTACTTGTTATTCGGATTACCGGATTGTTCGAAGTTTTTCGACGCAGTTACAGGAATTGACCATCACCGTTTGGCCCCTATTTGTAAAAGATTTCTTCCAGCTTTCGTTTCCGAAAGTAAAAATCCTCAAACTAGACTTCAAATGCATCACAATACCAGATGCGGCCCATTTATTTCAAAACCTCAAGTCACTCATCGATCTGACCGTTACTAGTGCAGACAATGACGAGTTCTTGCGGCAGGGCGTATATCGCCACGCTACAACCGTCGAGCGGTTGACCATCAGTGAAAACCGAAATATCACCATGGACGGACTGCAGGGTTTGATCGGATTGAAGGAATTACAACTCGAATGCGAATGCTCGTGGTTCGAATTTGACGAGCAAATTGCGGTGCCTTGCTCTTCGTCGTTGGAGAAGCTGGTGATTGAACGGTGCACCAACGGCATTCCCTTCTACGGCGCTTTGGTGGAAAGTGTACCTCACATTACGGAACTTCACATCACCGGAGATAATACGTTTAACGATGGGTGCCTTCGGGTAAGTGTTTCATTCTATGTATTTTGTTAATTATTCACAGTAATAGTTAACGTAATTATTACACTAATTGACCCCAAATGTGCGGGTTGTTACAAGTAGGACTGTTTTATCTCCGAGCAATCAATAGTGTTTTTACCCTTTTTAAACCCTTAAGAAGGGTATGAATGCCGCTTGAAAAACCCACATTTGATgcatgacgacgatgacgacacaGTCTCATATACTAATCAATTCAGCTTGATGAATTGAACATATGTATGTATATGTTTGTTGTATATGTGCATTATAAAATAAGTACGCgagtttctcagccgtctgtcaaccgatttgggtttcttggcaccaaatgaaagctacacctACAACATtgtagtagaacgctattgaattttatttgaattgGACCTTTCGTTAGCGAGATACGGTattgggatgcttcgttggcatagagCGGCCTATCTTATAGTAAACCAAAAACGCATAAcaggagatcggaaaagctatgcgtcaAACACTTGTAACGTTTCATTTCAATTTTATCACTTTAGAGCACAAAAATTAAATGGAAATGTCAGTTTGTTTAGCTACTAAcaccgatgattttaggaccctaattgCGTTATCtgcactagtttccgagatatttgaaaaaaaaaaatgtcattttttggtaTCTGACCCAACACTGAAATACgataatatttttcaaatatctcataaACCAGtctagtctagaaaaattatttCATTTTAATTTAGTCTAGAGAAATTATgcttgaaaattaaatttaaaatgttttttgaaggtttgttctagcgaaaatttcacttaaaccctttgcgtcatccctaaatgtcaaccgaaatcgctcattctTTAACAGCCTACTTATCTCGACCAGTGGATAACTTTCCACTAGGGAAAttatatcccggagagattttatAAAATTAGCTACACCCTaatatctcgtgtccgtagaggaccaccggtcttattagcgttttgtacatggtgcatttggtgcgtgggtgaatctttttcgaccgcagtttcttctggagcccatggtaggcccgacttccgctgatgatgcgccttcgaatttcacgactcacgttgttgtcagccatcagtaaggatccgaggtagacaaattcgtCCACCACCACGAAGATATCCCCGTCtaccgtaacattactacccagacgaattcggtcgtgttcggttccgcctaccagcatgtactttgtttttgaggcattcaccaccagttcgacctttgctgcttcgcgtttcaggcgggtgtaaatgttctggcgataatgtatgtccagggccggatttacaaatgtgaggatatatttttgcccataaacatgaaaaaaaaatctaaaaaatgttcGTCATTCTTACAAATATGCAATAGTAAAGGTATCTATGCCGTTGTAAATGAATTTGAATCTAAAACAATAAGCGAAGTTGTGAAAAATGTTGATATTCATCAAATTTATTCATAACAGATTTGAGATTCTAGCGTGAAAACAATGATGAAATAAATttgtataccgtcaaggcgccattcaccgtgtgccttcgaatattttttcattatttccatattatgattgaatgatatgacaatttcccttcaattagtatcgtcgcaccaccaaatcgaagtcgtcgctagaagcacatgcgaagttgcagctgcgaagtaaattttaatctatttttttctgttgcgcatcattaagctaataggaagcaatcagtgaagtactagattgaaagtagtgagctggatttttgtatggtgagatgttcaattctccatttctgcaatgaaatggtgcaaacagcgtgggttatatgatttcttgactaatttgatgctgtttgagcaaaagtttgggtaactgtgttgttgaagttgcatgaaataaataatacaacaacaaagttgtccaagcttttgctcaaacagcatcaaattagccaagaaatcatataacccacgctgtttgcaccatttcattgcagaaatgcagaattgaatatctcaccatacaaaaatccagctcactactttcaatctagtacttcactgattacctcctattaagagcaacaatatgcactaatccaaattgagttgcgacatttctaggttaaaaatcaattttcgcacattCGGTCACTTTGtttttcgaccaaaagcataatacgccaatacaacattgtattggtgaaattgaagggaaattgtcatatcattcaatcataatatggaaataatgaaaaaatattcgaaggcacacggtgaatggagcccccacggtgaatggcgccttgacagTAAAATAAAAAATGCTTACTCGACTTCCcagatttagtattttttttttattaatgtgtattctaacttaaatgctaattctacactgccAGATTTAGTAGAAATTTATGTCAAAGTTCATTGAGAAACTTCAAAAAGAATTTATAGCTGCCATTTTCGAGAAGTTTCAAGTGAAATTTGTAGCACAATCCTACCGATTGTGTTGTTCCTTTTTGCGAAATCGAAAGACAATTTATAACGAATTCTAGAGAAGTTTATGTTCGATCATCATGAAGAATGAAAACTTAACAAGAGTTTGTTCTAACGCGACTGCTAGGGAAGGTTCTGACgacctctcaaaaaaaaaaactgatattatagaaaaatgctgaagaaatttaggCGGGAAATTATGGatttcctgatagaatttctgaattaGTTTTGTTGCGATAC contains the following coding sequences:
- the LOC109417979 gene encoding J domain-containing protein CG6693 — translated: MPSTLDLGERFFGSRDVYEIFKVNKNAQEGEIKKAYYKLSLKVHPDRVSPNEKAEATEKFKVLSKIYSVLSDQDKRALYDEQGLIDDDDDPAADVKWMAMWQKFFKPITTDDIEDFEKAYVGSELERKDIKEAYLGGKGCLDYMSQYVPYMGVKSEPRIIEAVQSMIAAGEVPEYKAFTEEPKEKRNRRHRRETKELKEAKALKRKLDTRKASNSGGGSLEQQIAQRRSEREQGFNSLLDRLAAKYGNEK
- the LOC109426857 gene encoding uncharacterized protein LOC109426857, which translates into the protein MWDQATFEPIHIPKMATINDLPNEILLAIFQQIEGKKHLTRICKLWNELIVNFLVLKISLLSEERIRKFAGMVFTRSYQQLSISGVMLVESDFNWTGCSRQLKNAPAKRARKETDPYVLLRKCLQVVRQYERTVRVMSLSFGPIMDKSLLAFLPRGDGPSSLECLVIEINNWHIMKEENWNVSRMEFIAEEGLQEISEMPKLKSLRFGDSRTKGDRTVRRKFFDAITRNAKAITSISLTSRSVTCYSDYRIVRSFSTQLQELTITVWPLFVKDFFQLSFPKVKILKLDFKCITIPDAAHLFQNLKSLIDLTVTSADNDEFLRQGVYRHATTVERLTISENRNITMDGLQGLIGLKELQLECECSWFEFDEQIAVPCSSSLEKLVIERCTNGIPFYGALVESVPHITELHITGDNTFNDGCLRAICTTMKNIRRLKLTLIPFVEDPITDVSLRYIGNLRKLEYLFLESYDDEDTIQLTGSGWVSLLWASDVHLNGFYEIDLPNMLDLLLNPNLRKLTLDQCGRACRIVETVGKLKQLMSDSRPLPHIAVMNMWQSARQ